Proteins from a genomic interval of Enterococcus faecium:
- a CDS encoding phosphatase PAP2 family protein, whose amino-acid sequence MLRLIAKIDDSIINKFAKQRKTDSRKINFLKFISNISNGGFIWLLLAAVLVLIPDTREYGLAILIGSLIYFFVGLLFIKKTTRRKRPYEKNRRLVLYTSKPKTSSFPSGHTALAFLSVAALFELSPVAGILAFLFACLIAYSRIFLLLHYPTDILGGAILGSVIGILCAAVI is encoded by the coding sequence ATGTTGCGTTTGATTGCTAAAATCGATGATAGTATTATCAACAAGTTCGCCAAGCAACGGAAAACGGATAGTCGAAAAATCAATTTTTTGAAATTTATCAGTAATATCTCTAATGGTGGTTTTATTTGGTTACTCCTTGCTGCTGTTTTAGTCTTGATACCTGATACTAGAGAATATGGTCTAGCCATTCTTATCGGCAGTTTGATCTATTTTTTTGTTGGTTTGCTTTTTATCAAAAAAACGACAAGACGGAAAAGACCTTATGAAAAAAATCGTCGGCTTGTCCTTTACACAAGTAAACCGAAGACTTCTTCTTTTCCTTCAGGACATACAGCGCTAGCCTTTTTATCAGTAGCTGCGTTGTTCGAATTAAGTCCAGTTGCAGGAATATTAGCCTTTTTATTTGCTTGTTTGATCGCTTATTCGAGGATTTTTTTACTTTTACATTATCCTACTGACATTTTAGGAGGAGCTATTTTAGGAAGTGTTATTGGCATCCTATGCGCTGCCGTTATCTGA
- a CDS encoding ABC transporter substrate-binding protein has protein sequence MKKLLFTGLLASSALFLLGGCGSSNASDASSSAANSSEKTSDGRKNIDFWSFWGSGARKEAIEEIIEDFNQSQNEIHVNYKYQPWGDIWTKSLSAITAGNAPDVIVQDINSVAQRAEAQQATNLSKYVEKDTSKDFYPQLWDTVEYEGDPYAIPFNTYTQVIFYNKKLFKEAGISEQDLPTTWDELEETARKLDKKEGKEFTRIGFYPLWNLGADVWALNADNGTSWFDKDEKVKIDTKNKVEALEWIQDWQDYYGKNTINKLEAEFGSGVSDPFISGLVAMRAQNINYYSSLMENAPDDFDFGVMQLPEKEEGSGHWSWGGGFVLEVPYGAKDPEASYEFIKYLSSPEVQEKFGEKSFDIMASKTANENLVNNDNLTDKGKMIYQMADENFKNTVITPVPLDAPDYTTLVNEQIDQILLGTKSPKEGLADAQKAVENLVKQNQ, from the coding sequence ATGAAAAAATTATTGTTTACAGGGTTGCTGGCAAGTTCAGCATTGTTTTTATTAGGAGGATGCGGATCAAGTAATGCAAGCGATGCCAGTTCAAGTGCAGCAAATTCTTCTGAAAAAACAAGTGATGGAAGAAAAAATATTGATTTCTGGTCCTTTTGGGGATCCGGTGCACGAAAAGAAGCTATCGAAGAAATCATTGAGGATTTCAATCAATCACAAAACGAGATCCATGTAAATTATAAGTATCAGCCATGGGGTGACATCTGGACTAAATCTTTATCTGCAATAACAGCTGGAAATGCACCCGATGTTATTGTACAGGACATAAATTCCGTTGCCCAAAGAGCAGAAGCACAGCAAGCAACTAATCTCTCCAAATATGTAGAAAAAGACACTTCTAAGGATTTTTATCCGCAGCTTTGGGATACAGTAGAATATGAAGGTGATCCTTATGCGATCCCATTCAATACATATACACAAGTCATTTTTTATAATAAAAAGTTATTTAAAGAAGCTGGAATCAGTGAACAAGATCTACCGACAACTTGGGATGAATTAGAAGAAACAGCACGTAAACTAGATAAAAAAGAAGGAAAAGAATTTACACGCATCGGTTTTTATCCATTATGGAATTTAGGGGCTGATGTATGGGCGCTAAACGCAGATAACGGGACTAGTTGGTTTGACAAAGATGAAAAAGTCAAGATTGATACTAAAAATAAAGTGGAAGCCTTGGAGTGGATCCAAGACTGGCAAGATTATTATGGGAAAAATACGATCAATAAATTAGAAGCCGAATTTGGGTCTGGTGTATCTGATCCATTTATTTCCGGATTAGTAGCCATGCGTGCCCAAAATATCAATTATTACTCTAGTTTGATGGAAAATGCACCGGATGATTTTGATTTTGGCGTGATGCAGCTCCCAGAAAAAGAAGAAGGTTCAGGCCATTGGTCGTGGGGTGGCGGATTCGTCTTGGAAGTACCATACGGAGCAAAAGATCCTGAGGCCTCTTATGAATTCATCAAATATCTTTCTTCTCCAGAAGTACAAGAAAAATTCGGCGAAAAAAGTTTTGATATCATGGCGAGCAAGACAGCCAATGAGAATTTAGTGAATAATGACAACCTAACGGATAAAGGAAAAATGATCTATCAAATGGCGGACGAAAACTTTAAAAATACGGTGATCACACCAGTTCCTTTAGATGCTCCGGATTACACGACATTAGTGAATGAACAGATTGACCAGATTCTTTTAGGAACAAAATCACCAAAAGAAGGATTGGCAGATGCACAAAAAGCAGTAGAAAACTTAGTCAAGCAAAATCAATAA
- a CDS encoding YesL family protein — translation MMNRSIGKKANDYFLEIIEWIPRLIHLQLLWFLCVLPVFTLGTASRTVLYMIYHYKKNEEKKLGSLFWKKFRENFSLYGKQDSLASVYFLLLLIDYQIFRYWGGGIGYTLMYTTLFLLLLSALLFSYKILLQLEQKEASWITAFFLFFNDFKSALFYLAGTLILLVAFWFAGPIYFALLGFSFLFYFQVLLFIHRTQEKVLKKEE, via the coding sequence ATGATGAATCGATCGATTGGTAAAAAAGCCAATGATTATTTCTTAGAAATCATTGAATGGATTCCACGTCTTATCCATTTACAGCTACTATGGTTCCTGTGCGTCTTGCCTGTTTTCACATTAGGAACTGCAAGTCGAACAGTTCTGTATATGATTTATCATTACAAAAAAAATGAAGAGAAAAAGCTCGGTTCACTATTCTGGAAAAAGTTTCGTGAGAACTTCTCTCTTTATGGAAAGCAAGATAGTTTAGCAAGTGTTTATTTTCTTCTTCTATTGATCGATTATCAGATTTTCCGCTATTGGGGTGGGGGAATTGGCTATACATTGATGTATACTACGTTGTTTTTGCTTCTATTAAGCGCGCTTCTCTTTAGTTACAAAATCTTGCTTCAACTGGAACAAAAAGAAGCTTCTTGGATTACTGCATTTTTCTTGTTTTTTAATGATTTCAAAAGCGCGCTTTTCTATTTGGCAGGCACGTTGATCCTTCTTGTCGCATTCTGGTTTGCAGGACCAATCTATTTTGCTTTATTAGGTTTCAGTTTCTTGTTTTATTTTCAAGTCCTGCTTTTTATCCATCGTACGCAAGAAAAGGTTCTTAAAAAGGAGGAATAA
- a CDS encoding carbohydrate ABC transporter permease, whose translation MKRLSIRKKKEARWAYLFISPFIIGFLVFMLGPMLFSVIGSFTDYNLTSKMNFIGLANFKRMFVHDDLFWKSLYNTVYFVIFNVPLTTIFSVFLATVLNQKIKGISVFRTAFYLPAVLSGVAVYILWMQLLSPSAGLINTFLGWFHIPGPAWLFDPQWTKPALILMKIWSSGGAMLLYLATLQNVPRSLYESAEIDGAGVWGKFKSITLPLITPIIFYDVITSTIGSFQIFQEAYVMTKNGTGGPANSLLFYNLHMWNKAFVAFDMGYAMAMSMILFLIVLVLTFVNLKLAPKWVYYSGGDGK comes from the coding sequence TTGAAGCGTTTATCTATCCGAAAGAAAAAAGAAGCAAGATGGGCCTATTTATTTATCTCGCCTTTTATTATCGGGTTCTTGGTATTTATGCTAGGGCCTATGCTTTTTTCAGTTATTGGTAGTTTCACCGATTATAATTTGACATCCAAGATGAATTTCATTGGTCTAGCAAATTTCAAAAGAATGTTCGTTCACGATGATTTATTTTGGAAATCGTTATACAACACCGTTTATTTCGTCATCTTCAATGTACCGCTGACGACGATTTTCAGTGTGTTTTTAGCCACAGTACTCAATCAAAAAATCAAAGGAATCAGTGTATTCCGTACAGCTTTCTATTTACCGGCAGTCTTATCAGGAGTAGCAGTCTACATCTTATGGATGCAGCTGCTTTCTCCATCTGCAGGATTGATCAACACATTTCTGGGCTGGTTCCATATCCCTGGACCAGCTTGGCTGTTTGATCCACAATGGACGAAACCTGCGTTGATTTTGATGAAAATATGGAGTTCTGGAGGAGCAATGCTACTTTACTTAGCTACATTACAAAATGTTCCTAGATCTTTATATGAATCAGCAGAAATCGATGGAGCAGGCGTTTGGGGAAAGTTCAAAAGTATTACTTTGCCATTAATCACTCCTATTATTTTTTACGATGTGATCACCTCTACGATCGGTTCTTTCCAAATTTTTCAAGAAGCTTATGTCATGACGAAAAATGGAACAGGCGGACCTGCAAATTCTTTGCTTTTTTATAATCTGCATATGTGGAACAAGGCGTTCGTAGCTTTTGATATGGGTTATGCGATGGCTATGTCAATGATCCTGTTTCTGATCGTGTTGGTTCTGACGTTTGTCAATTTGAAGCTTGCACCTAAGTGGGTCTATTATTCTGGAGGTGACGGCAAATGA
- a CDS encoding carbohydrate ABC transporter permease has translation MMDYFKKTSVNRQTKKILSYVLMTVIGIILIIPLLWMVFTSLKPMEEIVRYPPTFFPEKIVWENYLDTIAAFPFWRYARNTLFITVLVVIGNVLSNSFIAYGFAKLDFPGKKLMFALVLSTMMIPGFVTMIPQYVLFSKIGWVGTYLPLIVPSFFGNAFNIFLMRQFYLSINNELIEAAEIDGANHLYIWSHLMLPLTKPALITIAINSFNAAWNDFLGPLLYIQDQEKYTLQIGLQVFQNQATTQWNYLMAGATLVLIPTILLFFFAQRYFIEGMDLTGGSKG, from the coding sequence ATGATGGATTATTTCAAAAAGACCAGTGTGAATCGGCAAACAAAAAAAATACTAAGTTATGTCCTCATGACAGTAATAGGAATCATTTTGATCATTCCATTGCTTTGGATGGTGTTTACTTCATTGAAACCAATGGAAGAAATCGTTCGTTATCCTCCGACCTTTTTCCCAGAAAAAATCGTATGGGAAAACTATCTGGATACGATTGCCGCCTTTCCTTTTTGGCGCTATGCAAGAAATACATTATTCATCACTGTGCTAGTAGTGATCGGTAATGTCCTTTCAAATTCTTTTATTGCTTATGGATTTGCGAAGCTTGATTTTCCTGGGAAAAAGCTGATGTTTGCTTTGGTTCTTTCTACGATGATGATCCCGGGGTTTGTAACGATGATCCCTCAATATGTATTATTCTCCAAGATCGGCTGGGTAGGTACTTATTTGCCCCTGATCGTTCCATCGTTCTTCGGCAATGCGTTCAATATATTTCTGATGCGTCAATTTTACTTATCGATCAATAATGAATTGATCGAAGCTGCTGAAATCGACGGAGCGAATCATTTGTATATTTGGAGTCATTTGATGCTTCCATTGACGAAACCTGCCTTGATTACCATTGCGATCAATTCCTTCAACGCAGCTTGGAATGATTTCTTAGGTCCTCTGTTATATATCCAAGATCAAGAAAAATACACGTTACAGATTGGCTTGCAAGTTTTTCAGAACCAAGCAACGACACAATGGAATTATCTGATGGCAGGAGCAACACTTGTCTTGATCCCGACGATTTTGCTGTTCTTTTTTGCACAACGTTATTTCATTGAAGGGATGGATTTGACAGGAGGTTCAAAAGGATGA